One region of Theileria equi strain WA chromosome 4 map unlocalized gcontig_1105316255039, whole genome shotgun sequence genomic DNA includes:
- a CDS encoding conserved hypothetical protein (encoded by transcript BEWA_053790A), with translation MSSAAPNLLPLEPLGIKEHKLSGTSFILRDIHKEFIYKVVPTYSATEAIFYSVAYRMNTPLDGLRGNDIKREDFKDLNFLVDNEIIPFFNGVVPLSHNIELSDQHTWYEIQSGKVTQICKAIKLENLLLGFEKPAVIDIKLGGHNINYDFNYGNLSEEDRLMFIEHWRNLKHTYRKAIINREPMSKQTFDISASDLGLPEQFDSLDRYSLHTLLKTWRQKQVASETTELELGFRISSIYIHDPLYKITSSEAKKLNSSEATHILQRIFSDRLNLQKCLLHTLKLLRDWISIQNSISVVASSILITFDQLNDNLCKAKWVDFAHVDAEKSIVFENHQPSNMMRGIDNLVRIIEKAKG, from the exons ATGTCAAGTGCGGCTCCAAATCTGCTCCCCTTGGAACCTCTAGGCATTAAGGAGCATAAACTGAGCGGAACTTCCTTCATACTCCGAGATATACACAAAGAGTTTATATACAAG GTTGTTCCAACATATTCCGCAACTGAAGCTATTTTCTACTCAGTTGCATATCGCATGAACACTCCCTTGGATGGTCTCCGTGGAAACGATATAAAGAGGGAGGATTTTAAAGACTTGAATTTTCTTGTAGATAATGAGATTATCCCGTTTTTTAACGGGGTTGTACCGCTGTCACACAACATAGAATTATCCGACCAACACACTTGGTATGAAATACAGTCCGGCAAAGTAACACAAATATGTAAAGCCATAAAG CTTGAAAACCTTTTGCTTGGATTTGAGAAACCTGCAGTTATAGATATTAAACTTGGAGGGCACAATATAAACTATGATT TCAATTACGGAAACTTGAGTGAGGAGGACCGTTTGATGTTCATTGAGCACTGGCGTAACCTGAAACACACGTACAGGAAAGCAATAATAAACCGCGAACCCATGTCTAAGCAAACTTTT GATATATCCGCTTCAGATTTGGGTCTTCCAGAGCAGTTTGATAGTTTGGATCGCTATTCTCTCCACACTTTGCTAAAGACATGGAGACAAAAACAAGTTGCATCGGAAACCACAGAGCTTGAGCTCGGGTTTAGAATATCTTCCATCTACATACAT GATCCACTGTATAAAATTACGTCCTCTGAGGCCAAAAAGTTGAATAGCTCTGAGGCAACGCATATACTCCAGAG GATCTTTAGCGATAGAttaaatttacaaaaatgtttgcTTCACACCTTGAAGCTTCTCCGAGATTGGATCAGCATCCAGAACTCGATTTCAGTAGTTGCATCCTCAATTTTGATAACTTTCGACCAACTGAATGATAACTTATGCAAGGCAAAATGGGTAGACTTTGCACATGTTGACGCAGAAAAGTCGATTGTTTTCGAAAAT CATCAGCCATCAAATATGATGAGGGGAATCGACAATTTGGTCAGGATAATAGAAAAGGCCAAGGGTTAA
- a CDS encoding ribose-5-phosphate isomerase, putative (encoded by transcript BEWA_053800A), with product MDQLALMKVVAEKAVDENVKSNSVIALGTGRTASFAVKRVGQLLKEGKLENITAISTSVQTFELIKELNIPYISIDDAMSSNLSIEVAIDGADAVDPNLNLIKGAGGALFREFLVEQYAKEFVVIVDESKMCTDLLSHCKVPIEVVNFGHLSTCKLVYNTLKEHIAEWSVRKGADGSTFITDNGNVIMDVKFSGGDVDTLHRKINEVCPFSCVSTTILSFEL from the exons ATGGACCAACTCGCGTTGATGAAAGTCGTG GCTGAAAAGGCGgtggatgaaaatgtaaagagtAACAGCGTTATAGCGCTGGGAACCGGAAGAACAGCCTCATTTGCGGTCAAAAGAGTGGGTCAACTTTTGAAGGAGGGCAAGCTTGAAAATATTACCGCAATCTCCACCAGCGTACAGACCTTTGAACTG ATAAAGGAGCTGAACATTCCCTACATTAGCATAGATGATGCTATGAGCTCGAATTTGAGCATTGAGGTTGCCATTGACGGAGCAGATGCTGTGGACCCAAATCTGAATCTCATAAAGGGTGCAGGAGGAGCTCTTTTTAGGGAATTTCTGGTGGAACAATACGCCAAGGAGTTTGTCGTG ATTGTTGATGAAAGTAAAATGTGCACTGACCTTCTGTCTCATTGCAAAGTTCCCATTGAAGTTGTAAACTTTGGGCACTTGAGCACCTGTAAACTTGTTTACAACACCCTCAAGGAGCATATTGCAGAGTGGAGTGTCAGAAAAGGTGCTGATGGCTCCACATTCATCACAGACAATGGGAATGTCATCATGGATGTCAAATTTAGTGGAGGCGATGTAGACACACTCCACAGAAAGATTAACGAGGTTTGTCCATTCTCATGCGTATCTACCACCATTCTCTCCTTTGAACTCTAG
- a CDS encoding conserved hypothetical protein (encoded by transcript BEWA_053810A) has product MMSPKVDHSKHYQDWLVIDELAFTSPKIHKSRGPGLDSTADFGCDTNENASIMQRFREINKETADDLEKIRAKLQQIENNLQECNAERYLQADPNFDHLDRLLGEAVKEVVEMQKGANTAVLELTRSVERIDSLVNKTEDLREKSENFRRVAQNVDSGLSFKVKLLIAAIALIAIKILFSLWQ; this is encoded by the exons atgatgagTCCAAAGGTGGATCATTCAAAACACTATCAAGATTGGCTCGTAATTGACGAGTTGGCGTTCACAAGTCCAAAAATACACAAAAGCAGAGGCCCTGGTCTGGATTCCACTGCTGACTTTGGTTGCGACACAAACGAGAACGCGAGCATTATGCAAAGGTTTCGAGAAATCAACAAGGAAACCGCCG ATGACCTGGAAAAGATACGGGCAAAGTTGCAGCAGATTGAGAATAACCTGCAGGAATGCAACGCCGAAAGGTACTTGCAGGCTGACCCAAACTTTGACCATTTGGACCGACTCTTGGGGGAGGCTGTAAAGGAGGTTGTTGAGATGCAAAAGGGAGCCAATACTGCAGTGTTGGAGTTAACAAGGTCAGTGGAAAGGATTGACAGTTTGGTGAACAAGACAGAAGACCTGAGGGAAAAGTCGGAAAACTTTAGAAGAGTCGCGCAAAATGTCGATTCCGGCTTATCCTTCAAGGTAAAGCTCCTAATTGCTGCCATTGCCTTAATCGCAATCAAAATATTATTCTCACTATGGCAGTAA
- a CDS encoding cytidylyltransferase domain containing protein (encoded by transcript BEWA_053830A), translating into MLTPVLLFCGAFDPITKAHMLMLELSIKTRAFEEIWIMPSGDRTDKKYRASDEDRIAMCNIVVDIYKAQFPKLQVSRFEMDKNETIDTYFTIKDLQAQYPDRDFYFFLGSDILPSMFEWPYADELIKIAKFLIAYRQDYPINDEDLNKLKSYKLMDELLKQQGKDTAMSDVSSTMAREQIKRGEVSLHTL; encoded by the exons ATGTTGACTCCGGTGCTGCTCTTTTGCGGGGCGTTTGATCCGATAACAAAGGCTCACATGTTGATGTTGGAGCTCTCGATCAAGACTCGCGCGTTTGAAGAAATCTGGATAATGCCCAGTGGAGATCGCACGGACAAAAAGTACAGGGCTTCGGATGAGGATAGAATCGCAATGTGCAACATCGTTGTAGACATATACAAGGCCCAGTTTCCAAAGCTACAAGTCAGTCGATTCGAAATGGACAAGAATGAAACGATTGACACCTACTTTACGATTAAAGATCTGCAGGCACAGTACCCAGACAGGGACTTTTACTTTTTTCTGGGCTCCGACATTCTTCCCTCCATGTTTGAATG GCCGTATGCTGATGAATTAATCAAGATTGCCAAATTCCTGATTGCCTATCGTCAGGATTATCCCATAAATGATGAGGATTTGAACAAGCTAAAGTCGTACAAGCTCATGGATGAGTTGTTGAAACAGCAAGGGAAAGATACTGCAATGTCTGATGTTTCGT